A stretch of the Pseudomonas sp. ACM7 genome encodes the following:
- a CDS encoding heavy metal response regulator transcription factor yields MRVLIIEDEEKTADYLHRGLTEQGYTVDLARDGVEGLHLALESDYAVIVLDVMLPGLDGFGVLRALRARKQTPVIMLTARERVEDRIKGLRDGADDYLGKPFSFLELVARLQALTRRSGGHEPVQVSIADLWIDLISRKATRAGTRLDLTAKEFSLLSVLARRQGEILSKTAIAEMVWDINFDSDANVVEVAIKRLRAKLDGPFDEKLLHTIRGMGYVLESRGVQ; encoded by the coding sequence ATGCGCGTTCTGATTATCGAAGACGAAGAAAAAACCGCGGATTATCTGCACCGCGGCCTGACGGAACAGGGTTACACCGTGGACCTGGCGCGAGACGGCGTCGAAGGCCTGCACCTGGCGCTGGAAAGCGACTACGCGGTGATCGTCCTCGACGTCATGCTGCCGGGCCTCGACGGCTTCGGCGTACTGCGCGCGTTGCGTGCGCGCAAGCAAACCCCGGTGATCATGCTCACCGCCCGCGAGCGAGTGGAAGACCGGATCAAAGGCCTGCGCGACGGTGCCGACGATTACCTCGGCAAACCATTTTCCTTCCTCGAACTGGTGGCGCGCCTACAAGCGCTGACCCGCCGCAGCGGTGGCCATGAACCGGTGCAGGTGAGCATCGCCGACCTGTGGATAGATTTGATCAGCCGCAAAGCCACCCGCGCCGGCACGCGCCTGGACTTGACCGCCAAGGAGTTCTCATTGCTGAGCGTACTGGCCCGCCGTCAGGGTGAAATTCTGTCGAAAACCGCCATCGCCGAAATGGTCTGGGACATCAATTTCGACAGCGACGCCAACGTTGTCGAAGTCGCGATCAAACGCTTGCGCGCCAAGCTCGACGGGCCGTTCGACGAGAAACTGCTGCACACGATTCGTGGCATGGGTTATGTGCTGGAGAGCCGTGGTGTCCAGTAA
- a CDS encoding multidrug efflux RND transporter permease subunit, translating into MKGHGSVSAWCIDHPVATILLTFALVLLGVIAFPRLPIAPLPEAEFPTIQVAAQLPGASPETMASSVATPLEVQFSAIPGVTQMTSSSALGSTNLTLQFTLDKSIDTAAQEVQAAINTAAGKLPKDMPTLPTWRKVNPADSPVLILSVNSTQMPGTELSDLVETLLARQISQIDGVGQINITGQQRPAIRVQASADKLAAIGLTLADIRLAIQQTSLNLAKGALYGESSISTLSTNDQLFHPEEYSQLIVSYKDGAPVHLKDVAKVVNGSEDAYVQAWAGDKPGVNLVISRQPGANIVETVDRIQAALPGLEAMLPASVQVKVLVDRTQTIRASLHEVEVTLLIAIMLVVAVMALFLRQWSATLIVSAVLGVSLVASFALMYIMGFSLNNLTLVAIVVAVGFVVDDAIVVVENIHRHLEAGDGMREAAIKGAGEIGFTVVSISFSLVAAFIPLLFMGGVVGRLFKEFALTATSTIMISVVVSLTLAPTLAALFMRAPVHHAHSKPTFGERLLTGYEKLLRRALAHQKLMIGVFCLSLGLAIAGYIFIPKGFFPVQDTGFVLGTTEAAADISYGDMVKKHLAMAEIVAADPAVAAFSHSVGVSGSNQTIANGRFWISLKKRGDRDVSASQFIDRIRPQLMKVPGIVLYLRAGQDINLSSGPSRAQYQYVLKSNDGAVLSTWTQRLTEKLRSNPAFRDISNDLQLGGSITHISIDRSAAARFGLTASDVDEALYDAFGQRQINEFQTQINQYNVILELDTKQRGKAESLNYFYLRSPLSGEMVPLSALAKFDAPTVGPLSIAHDGMFPAANLSFNLAPGVALGDAVIMLNQAKAEIGMPAAMSGNFQGAAQAFQSSLASQPWLILAALVAVYIILGVLYESFVHPLTIISTLPSAGLGAVIMLWICGQDFSIMALIGLVLLIGIVKKNGILMIDFALEAQRKGGLPPEEAIYQACITRFRPIIMTTLAALLGALPLMLGYGTGAELRQPLGIAVVGGLLVSQALTLFTTPVIYLWLERLFHKPKPAPMPALATTD; encoded by the coding sequence ATGAAGGGCCATGGCTCGGTCTCTGCCTGGTGCATCGACCATCCGGTTGCGACGATTCTTCTGACCTTTGCGCTGGTGCTGCTCGGGGTCATCGCTTTCCCGCGCCTGCCCATCGCGCCGTTGCCGGAAGCCGAATTCCCCACCATCCAGGTCGCCGCGCAATTGCCCGGTGCCAGCCCGGAGACCATGGCGTCGTCGGTGGCCACGCCGCTTGAAGTGCAATTCAGCGCCATCCCGGGCGTGACCCAAATGACCTCGAGCAGCGCACTGGGCTCGACCAACCTGACCCTGCAATTCACCCTCGACAAAAGCATCGACACCGCCGCTCAGGAAGTTCAGGCCGCGATCAACACCGCCGCCGGCAAACTGCCCAAAGACATGCCGACCTTGCCGACCTGGAGGAAGGTCAACCCGGCCGACAGCCCGGTACTGATCCTCAGCGTCAACTCGACCCAGATGCCCGGCACCGAACTCAGCGACTTGGTGGAAACCTTGCTCGCCCGTCAGATCAGTCAGATCGACGGTGTGGGCCAAATCAACATCACCGGTCAGCAACGTCCGGCGATCCGCGTTCAAGCCTCGGCGGACAAACTCGCGGCCATCGGCCTGACCCTGGCGGACATTCGTCTGGCGATCCAGCAAACCAGCCTCAACCTGGCCAAAGGTGCTTTGTACGGCGAGTCGAGCATCTCGACGCTGTCGACCAACGACCAGTTGTTCCATCCTGAGGAATACAGCCAACTCATCGTTTCCTACAAGGACGGTGCCCCGGTTCACCTCAAGGATGTGGCCAAAGTCGTCAACGGTTCGGAAGATGCCTACGTGCAAGCCTGGGCCGGTGACAAGCCTGGGGTGAACCTGGTGATTTCCCGGCAACCGGGCGCCAACATCGTCGAAACCGTGGATCGCATCCAGGCCGCCCTGCCCGGCCTCGAAGCCATGCTGCCAGCCTCGGTGCAGGTCAAGGTGCTGGTCGACCGCACCCAGACCATCCGCGCCTCGCTGCACGAGGTGGAAGTCACCCTGCTGATCGCGATCATGCTGGTGGTGGCGGTGATGGCGCTGTTCCTGCGCCAATGGTCGGCGACCCTGATCGTGTCCGCCGTGCTGGGTGTTTCGCTGGTCGCCAGTTTCGCCCTGATGTACATCATGGGTTTCAGCCTGAACAACCTGACGCTGGTGGCGATCGTGGTGGCCGTGGGGTTTGTGGTCGACGATGCGATTGTGGTGGTGGAGAACATTCACCGTCACCTTGAAGCTGGTGACGGCATGCGCGAGGCGGCGATCAAAGGTGCCGGCGAGATCGGTTTCACCGTGGTCTCCATCAGCTTTTCGCTGGTGGCGGCGTTTATTCCGTTGCTGTTCATGGGCGGCGTGGTCGGACGGCTGTTCAAGGAGTTCGCCCTGACCGCCACTTCGACCATCATGATTTCGGTGGTGGTCTCACTGACGTTGGCGCCAACGCTTGCCGCGCTGTTCATGCGCGCCCCGGTGCATCACGCCCACAGCAAACCTACGTTTGGCGAACGCTTGCTGACAGGCTATGAAAAACTTCTGCGCCGCGCCCTTGCCCACCAGAAGCTGATGATCGGGGTGTTCTGCCTGTCTCTGGGCCTGGCGATTGCCGGCTACATCTTTATCCCCAAGGGTTTCTTCCCGGTGCAGGACACCGGTTTTGTCCTCGGCACTACCGAAGCGGCCGCCGATATTTCCTACGGCGACATGGTGAAAAAACACCTGGCGATGGCCGAAATCGTCGCGGCGGATCCGGCGGTCGCGGCGTTTTCCCACTCGGTCGGCGTCTCTGGCAGTAACCAGACCATCGCCAACGGTCGCTTCTGGATATCCCTGAAAAAACGCGGCGACCGCGACGTCTCCGCCAGCCAGTTCATTGACCGGATTCGTCCGCAATTGATGAAAGTCCCGGGCATCGTGCTGTACCTGCGCGCCGGCCAAGACATCAACCTCAGCTCCGGCCCGAGCCGCGCACAGTACCAATACGTGCTCAAGAGCAACGACGGTGCAGTCCTCAGCACCTGGACCCAGCGCCTCACGGAAAAACTGCGCAGTAACCCGGCGTTCCGTGACATTTCCAACGACCTGCAACTGGGCGGCAGCATCACCCACATCAGCATCGACCGCAGCGCCGCGGCACGTTTTGGCCTGACCGCCAGCGATGTCGATGAAGCGCTGTACGACGCCTTCGGCCAGCGGCAGATCAATGAATTCCAGACTCAGATCAACCAGTACAACGTGATTCTGGAACTGGACACCAAGCAGCGCGGCAAGGCCGAAAGCCTCAACTATTTCTACCTGCGCTCGCCCCTGAGCGGGGAAATGGTGCCGCTGTCGGCGCTGGCGAAATTCGATGCGCCGACGGTCGGCCCACTGTCCATCGCCCATGACGGCATGTTCCCGGCTGCCAATTTGTCGTTCAACCTCGCGCCCGGTGTGGCGTTGGGCGATGCGGTGATCATGCTCAATCAGGCCAAAGCCGAAATCGGCATGCCGGCCGCCATGAGCGGCAACTTCCAGGGAGCGGCCCAGGCGTTCCAGAGTTCGCTGGCCAGTCAGCCATGGCTGATCCTGGCGGCGCTGGTGGCGGTGTACATCATTCTCGGCGTGCTGTACGAGAGCTTCGTGCATCCGCTGACCATCATCTCGACGCTGCCGTCGGCGGGACTCGGCGCGGTGATCATGTTGTGGATTTGCGGGCAGGACTTTTCGATCATGGCGCTGATCGGGCTGGTGTTGCTGATCGGGATCGTGAAGAAGAACGGCATCCTGATGATCGACTTCGCCCTCGAAGCGCAACGCAAGGGCGGGCTGCCGCCGGAAGAGGCGATCTACCAGGCCTGTATTACGCGGTTCCGGCCGATCATCATGACCACCCTCGCCGCCCTGCTCGGCGCACTGCCATTGATGCTCGGCTACGGCACCGGCGCCGAACTGCGCCAGCCCTTGGGGATCGCGGTGGTCGGTGGCTTGCTGGTGAGCCAGGCGCTGACGCTGTTCACCACTCCGGTCATATACTTGTGGCTTGAGCGGCTTTTCCATAAGCCCAAACCCGCACCGATGCCGGCGCTGGCAACCACAGACTGA
- a CDS encoding efflux RND transporter periplasmic adaptor subunit: MRIQKKTALIAGLLIALAALGTWYLTKPATAKLAAPTAIPVRVVSVTEKDVPRYVSGIGSVLSLHSVVVRPQIDGILTKILVNEGQLVNKGALLATIDDRSIRASLDQARAQLGESQAQLQVALVNLKRYKLLSVDDGVSKQTYDQQQALVNQLKATAQGNQASIDAAQVQLSYTQIRSPVTGRVGIRTVDEGNFLRMTDAQGLFTVTQIDPIAVEFSLPQQMLPTLQGLINDPEHAQVKAYIGADTDGETGNLLGEGHLTLIDNQINANTGTIRAKAEFNNPGQKLWPGLLVTVKIQTALDKDALVVPPTVVQRGLDQHFVYRVNGDKVETVTVQMVYQGSGQDIIKGVKPGDVLVSDGQSRLKPGSTVHVVTDPPQVVQSEPKP; encoded by the coding sequence ATGCGAATTCAGAAAAAAACCGCCTTGATCGCAGGTCTGCTGATTGCCTTGGCAGCGCTGGGCACGTGGTACCTCACCAAACCCGCCACGGCAAAACTGGCCGCTCCGACCGCCATTCCCGTACGGGTCGTCAGCGTCACCGAAAAAGACGTCCCCCGCTACGTCAGCGGCATCGGCTCGGTGCTGTCGCTGCACAGCGTGGTAGTGCGTCCGCAAATCGACGGCATCCTCACCAAAATCCTGGTCAATGAAGGCCAACTGGTGAACAAAGGCGCCCTGCTCGCCACCATCGACGACCGCTCGATCCGCGCCAGCCTCGATCAGGCCCGGGCGCAACTCGGTGAAAGCCAGGCGCAGCTGCAAGTCGCATTGGTCAACCTCAAGCGCTACAAGCTACTGAGCGTGGACGACGGCGTTTCCAAGCAGACCTACGACCAGCAACAAGCCCTGGTCAACCAACTCAAAGCCACCGCCCAAGGTAACCAGGCCTCGATCGACGCCGCTCAGGTGCAGCTTTCCTACACACAGATTCGATCTCCGGTCACCGGTCGCGTCGGTATTCGCACGGTAGACGAAGGCAACTTCCTGCGCATGACCGACGCTCAAGGCCTGTTCACGGTGACCCAGATCGACCCGATCGCCGTGGAGTTCTCCCTGCCACAGCAAATGCTGCCGACCCTGCAGGGTCTGATCAACGATCCGGAACATGCTCAGGTGAAGGCCTACATCGGCGCCGACACCGACGGCGAAACCGGCAATCTACTGGGCGAAGGCCACCTGACCCTGATCGACAACCAGATCAACGCCAACACCGGGACCATTCGCGCCAAAGCTGAATTCAACAACCCCGGGCAGAAACTCTGGCCGGGCCTGCTGGTGACGGTAAAGATTCAGACGGCTCTGGATAAAGATGCGCTGGTGGTGCCACCCACTGTCGTACAACGCGGTCTCGATCAACATTTCGTGTACCGGGTCAATGGCGACAAGGTCGAAACCGTCACCGTACAAATGGTCTATCAAGGCAGCGGTCAGGACATCATCAAAGGCGTTAAACCGGGCGACGTGCTGGTCAGCGACGGCCAGTCGCGGCTCAAGCCCGGTTCGACGGTGCACGTAGTGACTGACCCGCCGCAAGTGGTTCAATCGGAGCCGAAACCATGA
- a CDS encoding transporter substrate-binding domain-containing protein, translating to MSLVKTLYLLSLVALTTGCMSFVPDPQIRFGVEALVPPFESRNDKGELVGLNIELGNALCAELKSRCVWVDQDYATNIHALESNLFEVIMPMTATSARRERVDFTDNLYPLSSRLVARKGANLQPDVQSLKGKRIGVLTGTSREAFAKSRWAPAGVTVRSFDFNNQLVASLLAGELDATLQDSIEITQALLSQPQGQGFDFVGPALKDPMLGSGVAMAVRKTDTLLRDNLNAALERLKQNGQYQAITQRYLPPAAPDSPRYFPNEEGLPFSDAVQVGETLYFSGVIGLGADGELVKGGIGPETTQAMENLRTALQRNGSSLAHVAKCTVILADMRDFSAMSAVYRSFFPADRLPARTTFAGKLVENARVEVECLAVTAS from the coding sequence ATGTCTCTTGTAAAAACCCTCTATCTCCTTTCGCTAGTGGCCCTAACCACCGGCTGCATGTCGTTTGTGCCCGATCCGCAGATCCGTTTCGGTGTCGAAGCCCTGGTTCCACCGTTCGAGAGTCGTAACGACAAGGGTGAGCTGGTCGGATTGAATATCGAGTTGGGCAATGCACTGTGTGCCGAGCTCAAATCCCGCTGTGTCTGGGTTGATCAGGATTACGCGACCAACATTCACGCCCTCGAATCCAACCTTTTCGAAGTGATCATGCCGATGACGGCAACATCGGCGCGTCGAGAGCGGGTCGATTTCACCGATAATCTTTACCCCCTGAGCAGCCGTCTGGTGGCGCGCAAAGGGGCGAATCTTCAACCGGATGTGCAATCGCTCAAGGGTAAGCGTATTGGCGTCCTGACAGGCACCAGCCGCGAAGCTTTCGCCAAGTCCCGTTGGGCCCCGGCCGGAGTGACGGTGCGCAGTTTCGATTTCAACAACCAATTGGTCGCCAGCCTGCTGGCGGGTGAGCTCGACGCGACCCTGCAAGACTCGATTGAAATCACCCAGGCGCTTTTAAGTCAGCCTCAGGGGCAAGGTTTCGATTTTGTCGGTCCGGCGCTCAAGGACCCCATGCTGGGCAGTGGCGTGGCCATGGCTGTGCGAAAAACCGACACCCTGCTGCGCGATAACCTGAATGCGGCGCTTGAGCGTCTTAAGCAAAATGGCCAGTACCAGGCGATTACCCAGCGTTATTTGCCACCCGCAGCACCAGACTCTCCACGCTACTTTCCGAATGAGGAAGGTCTGCCATTCTCCGATGCGGTGCAGGTCGGCGAGACCCTTTACTTTTCCGGGGTGATCGGCCTCGGGGCTGATGGTGAACTGGTGAAGGGCGGCATAGGCCCGGAGACGACGCAGGCCATGGAGAACTTGCGTACCGCGCTGCAACGCAACGGTTCGTCCCTGGCTCATGTAGCCAAATGCACGGTCATCCTTGCCGACATGAGGGATTTTTCCGCCATGAGTGCTGTGTATCGCAGCTTCTTTCCGGCGGATCGTTTGCCCGCACGTACGACGTTTGCCGGCAAGTTGGTCGAGAACGCGCGGGTAGAAGTGGAATGTCTGGCGGTGACGGCCAGCTAA
- a CDS encoding YkgJ family cysteine cluster protein: protein MNTTFSCVGCGKCCNDHHVPLTLPEARMWAADGGQVIVLVEGFLGNGLGLPVQQREHAERRSVSVRSGASDAYIAITFAAYNVGPCRNLDEDNLCRIYERRPLVCRIYPMEINPHIPLNIAVKECPPESWEKGPDLIVGGELVDQELVGLIQRSRQADRDDIRTKDAICALLGIRTTALKGDGFTAYLPDMTAFARVIDQVAAQPVAESGADWLFHVSGEDIAGQVQAAGAHVATDAPENYAFISLRAA from the coding sequence ATGAATACGACGTTTTCCTGCGTAGGCTGTGGCAAATGCTGCAACGACCACCACGTGCCCCTGACCCTGCCCGAAGCCCGGATGTGGGCGGCCGATGGCGGTCAGGTGATCGTGCTGGTGGAAGGTTTCCTGGGCAATGGCCTGGGCCTGCCAGTGCAGCAACGCGAACACGCCGAACGCCGCTCGGTGAGTGTTCGAAGCGGCGCCTCCGACGCGTACATAGCCATCACCTTTGCTGCCTACAACGTCGGTCCTTGCCGGAATCTTGACGAAGACAACCTCTGCCGCATCTACGAACGCCGGCCGCTGGTGTGCCGCATCTACCCGATGGAAATCAATCCGCACATCCCCCTGAACATTGCCGTGAAGGAATGTCCTCCCGAGTCGTGGGAAAAGGGACCAGATCTGATTGTGGGTGGTGAATTGGTGGATCAGGAACTGGTCGGATTAATCCAGCGCTCCCGCCAGGCGGATCGCGATGACATTCGGACCAAGGATGCGATTTGCGCGCTGTTGGGGATTCGGACTACAGCACTGAAGGGCGATGGCTTTACCGCTTATCTGCCGGACATGACGGCGTTTGCGAGGGTCATCGACCAGGTTGCGGCGCAGCCAGTGGCTGAGTCTGGCGCTGACTGGTTGTTTCATGTGTCGGGCGAGGACATTGCCGGGCAAGTGCAGGCGGCCGGGGCGCACGTGGCGACTGATGCTCCCGAGAATTACGCGTTCATTTCGTTGCGGGCAGCCTAA
- a CDS encoding N-acetyltransferase, whose protein sequence is MRRNLAEVVPAITWPQGIVLSEYSPELAEAVHHLMELGYQQGGGRVPALDVWQQRFETDPEYDPSLCFIALDAEGIVGVCQCWTSAYIKNLVVHPRAQGQGLGRALLLHAFKTFQQRREGFVDLKVLEDNLRAQRLYENAGMRVIRREPVPA, encoded by the coding sequence ATGCGGCGCAACCTCGCTGAAGTTGTGCCTGCGATCACTTGGCCTCAGGGAATTGTCCTCAGCGAATACAGCCCCGAACTGGCAGAAGCCGTTCATCATTTGATGGAACTGGGTTATCAGCAAGGTGGCGGTCGCGTGCCGGCACTGGATGTCTGGCAACAGCGTTTTGAAACCGATCCTGAATATGATCCGAGTCTGTGCTTTATCGCTCTGGATGCCGAAGGTATCGTCGGCGTGTGCCAGTGCTGGACCAGCGCCTATATCAAGAACCTGGTGGTGCATCCACGGGCTCAGGGGCAAGGATTAGGACGCGCGTTGCTGCTACATGCTTTCAAGACGTTTCAGCAACGACGCGAAGGTTTTGTGGATTTGAAGGTGCTGGAAGACAACCTTCGCGCGCAGCGTTTGTATGAAAACGCCGGAATGCGTGTGATCCGCCGGGAACCGGTTCCGGCCTGA
- a CDS encoding chemotaxis protein CheV, translating to MSSNKARADSLSLLLFTLRSGKLMAINLLKVSEIIPCPPLTKLPESHPHVKGIATLRGASLSVIDLSRAIGERPLEDPNGGCLIVTDVSRSKQGLHVQAVSKIVHCLTTDIRPPPFGSGGVRSYITGVTSVDGTLVQVLDIEKVIHGIAPAQIETAPTELSMEDAEVLGNARILVVDDSQVALQQSVHTLRNLGLQCHTARSAKEAIDCLLDLQGTAQQINLIVSDIEMSEMDGYAFTRTLRETPDFSHLYVLLHTSLDSAMNSEKARLAGANAVLTKFSSPELTKCLIEAAKAVAEQGH from the coding sequence ATGTCTTCAAACAAAGCCCGCGCAGATTCACTTTCGCTTCTGCTGTTTACCTTGCGCAGCGGCAAGCTGATGGCGATCAACCTGCTGAAAGTCAGTGAAATCATTCCCTGCCCGCCGCTGACCAAGCTGCCGGAGTCGCATCCCCACGTCAAAGGCATCGCCACCCTGCGCGGTGCCTCGCTGTCGGTGATCGACCTCAGCCGTGCCATCGGTGAACGGCCGCTGGAAGACCCGAACGGTGGTTGCCTGATCGTCACCGATGTCAGCCGCTCCAAGCAGGGTTTGCACGTTCAGGCGGTGAGCAAGATCGTCCACTGCCTGACCACCGACATTCGTCCGCCGCCCTTTGGCTCTGGCGGCGTGCGTTCGTACATCACCGGCGTGACCTCGGTCGACGGCACGTTGGTACAGGTGCTGGACATCGAAAAAGTGATTCATGGCATCGCCCCGGCACAAATCGAAACGGCCCCGACCGAACTGAGCATGGAAGACGCCGAAGTACTCGGCAACGCGCGGATTCTGGTGGTCGATGACAGCCAGGTGGCGTTGCAGCAATCAGTGCACACGCTGCGCAACCTCGGCCTGCAATGCCACACCGCCCGCAGTGCCAAGGAAGCCATCGACTGCCTGCTGGACCTGCAAGGCACGGCCCAGCAGATCAACCTGATCGTCTCGGACATCGAAATGTCGGAGATGGACGGCTACGCATTTACTCGAACCCTGCGCGAAACCCCGGACTTTTCGCACCTCTATGTGCTGCTCCACACCTCTTTGGACAGTGCGATGAACAGTGAAAAGGCCCGTCTTGCCGGCGCGAACGCGGTGCTGACCAAGTTCTCCTCGCCAGAACTGACCAAGTGCCTGATCGAAGCGGCCAAGGCTGTCGCTGAACAAGGTCATTGA
- the norR gene encoding nitric oxide reductase transcriptional regulator NorR, with the protein MTAKALLTTLLPLVSDLSRELPEGERYRRLLEAMRALLPCDAAALLRLDGEWLVPLAVDGLSTDTLGRRFKVSEHPRFEALLSSPGPTRFAADSDLPDPYDGLVDGLDDHLEVHDCMGCPLFIDERPWGLLTLDALDPERFDSIELDALEAFASLAAATVNAAERIERLANRVEDEHQRAEVYRQASGQQNREMIGQSKAHKRLVEEINLVGGSDLTVLITGETGVGKELVAQAIHAASPRADKPIISLNCAALPDTLVESELFGHVRGAFTGAMNDRRGKFELANGGTLFLDEVGELSLTVQAKLLRVLQSGQLQRLGSDKEHQVDVRLIAATNRDLAEEVRSGHYRADFYHRLSVYPLLVPALRDRGRDVLLLSGYFLEQNRSRMGLNSLRLNSDAQAALLAYAWPGNVRELEHLIGRSALKALGNCKERPKILSLSAADLDLPNGSVELATEPVPVSPAALVSGDLRAATEDYQRRLINACLERHHNNWASAARELGLDRANLGRMAKRLGMK; encoded by the coding sequence ATGACTGCAAAAGCCTTGCTAACCACCCTGCTGCCACTGGTCTCCGACCTGTCCCGCGAACTCCCCGAAGGCGAGCGTTATCGGCGCTTGCTCGAAGCCATGCGCGCCTTGCTCCCGTGCGACGCTGCTGCCCTGCTGCGCCTTGATGGCGAATGGCTGGTGCCACTGGCCGTCGACGGGTTGAGCACCGACACCCTCGGTCGACGCTTCAAAGTCAGCGAACACCCGCGTTTCGAAGCGCTGCTCAGCAGTCCCGGCCCGACTCGTTTCGCCGCCGACAGCGACTTACCCGACCCTTACGACGGACTGGTCGATGGCCTCGACGATCATCTGGAAGTCCACGACTGCATGGGTTGCCCGCTGTTTATCGACGAGCGTCCATGGGGTTTGCTGACCCTCGACGCACTCGATCCGGAGCGCTTCGATTCGATCGAGCTGGACGCCCTGGAAGCCTTCGCCAGCCTCGCCGCCGCCACCGTCAACGCCGCCGAGCGCATCGAACGCCTGGCCAATCGTGTCGAAGACGAACATCAGCGTGCCGAGGTTTACCGACAAGCCAGCGGCCAGCAGAACCGCGAGATGATTGGCCAGAGCAAGGCCCACAAACGGCTGGTGGAAGAAATCAATCTGGTGGGCGGCAGCGATCTTACCGTGCTGATCACCGGCGAAACCGGGGTCGGCAAGGAACTGGTCGCCCAAGCCATCCACGCCGCATCGCCCCGGGCCGACAAGCCGATCATCAGCCTCAACTGTGCCGCGCTGCCGGACACGCTGGTGGAGAGCGAATTGTTCGGCCATGTTCGCGGCGCCTTCACCGGTGCCATGAACGATCGGCGCGGCAAGTTTGAACTGGCCAATGGCGGCACGCTGTTTCTCGATGAAGTCGGTGAGCTGTCCCTGACCGTCCAGGCCAAATTGTTGCGAGTCCTGCAAAGCGGTCAATTGCAGCGGTTGGGTTCGGATAAAGAACATCAGGTGGACGTACGTCTGATCGCCGCGACCAATCGCGACCTGGCCGAGGAAGTGCGCAGCGGCCACTACCGTGCCGACTTCTATCACCGCCTGAGCGTTTATCCGTTGCTGGTGCCAGCACTGCGTGATCGTGGGCGGGATGTGTTGCTGCTCAGCGGCTATTTTCTGGAGCAAAACCGTTCTCGCATGGGCCTCAACAGCCTGCGCCTGAACAGCGATGCGCAGGCTGCATTGCTGGCGTATGCATGGCCGGGCAATGTGCGGGAGCTGGAGCACTTGATTGGCCGCAGTGCCTTGAAGGCGTTGGGTAATTGCAAGGAGCGACCGAAGATTCTCAGCTTGAGCGCGGCGGATCTGGATTTGCCCAATGGCAGCGTTGAGCTTGCAACCGAGCCAGTCCCTGTCAGCCCTGCTGCTTTGGTCTCGGGAGACTTGCGGGCGGCGACCGAGGATTATCAGCGTCGACTGATCAACGCCTGTCTGGAACGGCACCATAACAATTGGGCAAGTGCGGCGCGTGAGCTAGGCTTGGATCGGGCGAATCTTGGGCGGATGGCCAAACGCCTGGGAATGAAATAA